TTGGGGCCTCCCGCCTTCGGCGGGCGCTACGTTTCGCAGCTCGCTGTTCGCTCGGCCCTGCGGCAGCAAAGCTGCCTGGGTCTGGCCTAACGGCCACTGCTGCACATCGCTAGGCCAGCGGCTGCGCCGCTTGTTTTAGCGCTTGGCTAAAAATCTTCATCCAAAGAGAAGGTTTGTTTTTCTCTTTCGGCCATTACGCCAGCTTTTTGGTAATCGCCCACTCTTTTTTCAAAGAAGTTGGTTTTTCCTTGCAGCGAGATGAGTTCCATCCAGGGGAAGGGGTTGCTACTGCCATAGACCTTAGGTTGGCCCAAAGAAACGAGCAGGCGGTCGGCCACAAACTCAATATATTGCGACATCAGCTTAGCGTTCATTCCGATTAGGGAAACGGGCAGAGCATCGGTAACAAACTCTTGTTCTAGGCTAACGGCCTCGGTAATAATGCTGCGGAGTTCTTCTGAAGGGATGGGGTTTTCTAGCATAGAATAGAGCAGGCAGGCAAAATCGCAATGCATACCTTCATCTCGGCTGATGAGCTCATTGGAAAACGTAAGGCCGGGCATAATGCCTCTTTTCTTTAGCCAGTAAATCGAGCAAAAGCTGCCTGAAAAGAAAATGCCTTCTATGGCCGCAAAAGCGATTAGGCGGTGGGCAAAAGAGGGGGCCTCTTCAATCCATTTGATGGCCCATTTGGCTTTGCGTTGAACGCAAGGCAGGGTTTGCATGGCATTAAAAAGGGCGTTTTTCTCGGCGCTATCTTGAATATAGGTATCTATGAGGAGGCTGTAGGTTTCGGCGTGGATATCTTCGATTTGGATTTGCGTAGCATAAAAAGATCGAGCTTCGGCAAGTTGGACATCTCGGTAGAAGTTGAGGACCAAATTTTCGTTCACGATGCCATCGCTGGCAGCAAAAAAGGCCAAAACGTGTTTGATAAAGTGTTGTTCATTGGCCGAAAGCTCTTTCCAATCGTGCAGGTCGGCAGCTAGGTCAATTTCGTCGGTGGTCCAAAAACAGGCAAGGGCCTGTTTGCGCATTTCCCAAATGGCATCATGTTGAATGGGAAAAAGGACAAAACGCTGGTCATTTTCTTGGAGAATAGGCTCTATTACAGACATTTATTGGGCAATTTACGGAAAACGTTAAAACAAATTAGTGGAGACTCCTTAAGAGGTTTGGGCAAACCTCTTAAGGAGTTACAAAGTTCGGGAAAAAGCTTTTAATCTTCAAACCAACAAATTAGTGGACGGGCTGTAAGGCCGATAAACATTGAGTTATTTTATAAAAATAAGTTATTCCCATTTTGGGAACGGCATGTGAATATCTTTGTGTATAAGTCGCTCTAAGTTCGATAGTGGGCGGCTTTGAGGGGGCTTAAAAAAGCTAGTTGTACAGCACAATTGGAAACAAAAAAATTTAGTTAAACCAATTTGGTTTTAATCGTTAGCAACTAATAGGAAGCACAAAAAAAGCGGCCCACTGCTGCAGTTTTTAGGGGCCAAAAGCGGGGAGTTGGGCCAAAATTCTGCTGTGCTATTCTTAAGCGGAGCGGGGGCATTTGGCTGAGGGGCTGTAGCAGGGCCGCCAAAGGCGGCAGACCAAGGAGCGAAGCGACGAAGGGCCGAGCGAGCAGCGAGCTGCGAAATGGCCCGACCCGCCCGCAGGGCGGGGCAGCCCCAAAAAATAGGTTTTTAAAACAGTTCCCTGTACCTTTGTACAAAATGAAAAACCATGATACAAAAAAGCAGTTTTAGCCTTTTGTTCTTCATCTGCCTACTGGCTGGAGCAAAAGCCCAGAATTTCAACCACAACCTTTATGCGGTCTTTTTTACCGACAAAGAAGAGAATCCCTACAGTGTTTTGCGGCCTTGGGAGTACCTTAGTCCCGCTGCATTGGAGCGCCGAGCGATTGGAGGAGTAGAAATTGACGAGCGAGATTTGCCCCTGAATCCGCAATATGTGCAGGCGGTCTGCGCAGAAGGAGTGGAGTATTGGCTGGCCTCTAAATGGCTAAATTCCTTGGCTATTTATGTAGAAGATACGAGCAAATTGGCTGCAATTAGAGAGCTGACCTTTGTGCGAGAAATCATGCCCTTGGGTAAAAAGCGTCGTTTAGAAGAGGCAAAATGGCATAAGCATTTTAAGCAAGAAGAGTATAATAAAACGGAGCACCCCTTGGGTTATTCGCTCAATCAGATTGCCATGTTGGGCGGGCATTTGCTACATGGACTAAACATTAAGGGGCAGGGGCGAAAAGTCGCTATTTTTGATGGGGGCTTTTTGAATGTCTACCGCATGCCCGCCTTTGATAGTTTATTTGCCAACAACCAAATTTGGGGAACCCATGACTTTGTTCAGGGCGATGAATTTGTGTATGAGCAGAGCACGCATGGCACCAATGTACTGTCTTGTATGGCGGCCAATCTGCCCTATTTGATTCAGGGCACGGGGCCCAAAGCCAACTACTACCTCTTTAAGACCGAAGATGTGGGGGGAGAATTTAGAATTGAGGAATTTAACTGGGCGGCGGCGGCTGAGCGGGCCGACAGTTTAGGGATTGAGATCATCAATTCTTCTTTGGGCTATACCTCCTTTAATGACAAAAGCATGAGTTATGAGTACAAAGATATGGATGGCAAAACAGCCCTTTGTTCTCAGGCGGCAGATGTAGCCGTAGAAAAGGGAATTTTGGTCATCAATAGTGCGGGAAATGAGGGCAATGGGCCATGGAAATACATTGGCGCCCCAGCCGATGCCCAGAATGTGCTCTCTATTGGGGCCGTTCGGCCCAATGGCAAAAAGGCGGGATTTAGTTCTTTTGGTCCCACCGCCGACGGTCGCATCAAGCCCAATGTAGTGGCCCAAGGCCGCAGCACCAAAGTGGCAGGCCTCAATGGCTATTCGGTCAGCTCGACCGATGGCACCTCTTTTTCTTCTCCTGTTTTGGCGGGAATGGCGGCTAGTCTTTGGTCTGCTTTTCCAGAAAAAAACAACTGGGAAATTCGGCATGCGATTGAGTGGGCTGGGCAGCAAGCCGAGGCTGATACCGCTATAGGTTTTGGCATCCCCAACCTTTTTACGGCCTACCTCTCTCTTTCTGAAACGGCTTTACTGCTGACCGAAGAGGGAATTTTACAGCTTCGGGACCGGCCTTTGCAGGCAAAAAACGGTCTGCGTTTGGCCATTGGTCAGCCAGGAACTGTTTTCAAGCTGCGCTACTACAATAGTTTGGGCCAACTACTTGCCGAGCAAACTCTAGAAGTTGGCGAAGAGCAGCTTGTTCGCTTTGAGCTGCCCGAGCAACTGCCCGCCAATGGGCTCTATCATTTAGAGGTCGATATTGCCGATTATCGGTTTTATGAAACCTTAGGTTGCTTGCAAGATAAGCCCTAAAGACAAAAGGCCCAGAACGCTTGTTCTGGGCCTTTTGTACTAAATTTCTCGACCTTTGAGTATTGTTTTCTGGCTCCTTAATTTAAGCAGGCCATCAAAAAGTGGATCTATAGACAAGAGATTATTTTCTGAGGTCTTTCGGGCTGTATAAATATTGAGTTCTAATTGCATATCGAGGTTTTTGCAAGCCTCTAAAGCGGCTCTAGGTAGCTCCAAATCATCAACCAAAAAGTCTGTACTTTTTTGCTGCTTTTCTTTTTGTAGCAAGAGCAAATACTCCATATCCTCATCCCAATATTTTTGCATTTCGGCAGCTAGGGGCAGGCTGGCCTCATTATGTAGCAAAATACTGAGAACCAATTCTTCTGGGCTTTCGTCTAAGATTTTTTGGGCCCCAGCGGTTAATTTTAAATTAAAGGAAAAAGCGGGCAGGCGGACCATATCGCCATTGCAGACAAAGCGTTTTTCTAGAGGCAAGCTTTTATCGGGCGCATTAGTTTGGTCCAAAATGGCCTCTTGATATTCTTCTAGGCCTTCTTCATTGACAAAGCGAAAGAGAAAGCGGTCTTTTCCTTTGGCCCAAACAAAAGGGCGGTCCTCCTTAATTTGATCCTCTCGAATTTCAAAGCGGAAAGGCATTTTCCAGCCTTTTTTCCAAGAGACAATCTGAAAATGGTTGATGGAGGAATTATCTTCATAATTGGGTACATAGGCCAACTCTTCTCCGCCATCACCATCCAAATCGCCTAGGTTTTTCCAGAGCAGCAGGCTTTCGGCAGGGCCCTCTAGGGGCAAGTCAAAACGCTGTCCGCTCAGAGTTTCCCAATACAGCCCTTCTTGATTGGCATAGAGGGCCAACTTTTCTTTTTGGCCATCTCCATTAAGGTCGATTTCTAGTACCCTCTCGGGCATTTCTATACTTCGGAGATGATGGGCCAAATTTTGGTCTAGCTGAGGTTGGGGCGGAGCGCTTTGGCAGGCATAAGCAAGACAAAGGATAAACAGTAGACTAAGTTTTTGCATGATAAGGGGAGGTTTGTTCAAAAATTTCTTCTATTTTTTGGCTTGCGCCTTGGGGAGCTAAAGCCAAGAGGCCCTGATTTTCCAAAAGCAAAATATGGTCGGCAAAGGCTTCGGCTAGAGCGAGCTCATGGCTCACGAGGATAATCAGTTTCTTTTGGGCCAAGGTCTTCAATCGCTGAAAGCTTTGTTTTTTATTGATAAAATCGAGATGGGCCGATATTTCATCTAATAATAAGATGGGAGTATCTTGGACCAAAACACGGGCCAAGCCGAGCAGTTGCTTTTCGCCATCGCTACATTGCCCTACTTTTGCCTGGGCCAATTCTTCAATTTGGAGGGCTTGCATGACCTCCCTAATTCGCTGTCGGTCTTTTTGGCCCAGCAGGCCATGCCAAGCCAAATAAGGGTGCCGGCCAAGACTCACATACTCCTCCCCCCGCATAAAAGCGGTGGTGCTTTGCTTACTTTGCAAAAGGGCCAATTCTTGGGCAAAATCACTTCGTTTCCAAGCCGAATAGGGCTTATTTCGCAAAAAAAGTTGCCCCGCTTGAGGCTGTTCCAATCCCGCCAAAAGACGCAAAAAACTGCTTTTCCCGCTACCATTACGGCCCAAAATGACATAAAACCCCTTTTCTTCAAACTGAAAATCGGGCAAACTCAACAGCCTGCGCTTGCCATACTGCAACAACAGCCCCTCACAACTAATCATCTAAAAATACAATTGAGGTTAATACCTTAGATAGCTTTTTTTGAGCAAAAGCATTCATCTTTTCTTCTCGGCCCCAAAGGTACAACAAATAATGCTGCTCCCCTTTTTTCCAGGCCCAAGAACGGACCAATTCTAGGCTATCTTCTCGCCAATGTCCTCTTTTCTCCCAAAGGCCAAAATCCCCCTGCAAACTATCCGCAGGCAGGCTATCTAGGCCCACAAAATGATAATTCCAAACTGCTTTTTGGGCCAATTCCTCGGCCCTGAGCTCTTCGCTATACAGCAATAACATGTTAATATGCCCCTTGGGAGCCGTATTCAAAGTCCGCCAATAATCTGCCTGCTTTTCCAAACCACCCACAAACCAATTGTACGGAATTTTGTAAGCTATCTGAATAGGCTCTTGCCGCAATTGCATCCAAGCTTGCCCATAAAGGCCCCAAGCCATAAAAAAAAGTAACCCAACAAGTATAGTTTTTTGCATCCTCTTTATAATTTTGTGAGCAAACAAATTAAGCATTTTTAAAATATATTTGAGGCGATCACTAAAAGCGGAACTGTATAGCGATTCCTTTTTCCTCAAAAAACTGCGAGCTCTATTTTTTTCCTCTTATTTTGGGGCTTCCCCGCCTGCGGGCGGGTCGGGCTGTGTCGCAGCTCGCAGGTCTGCTCGGCCCTTCGCCGCTTTCAGCGGCTCGGTCTGCCCCTGCGGGGCACTGCTATCCATCCCTAAGCCGTTTGGGGCCAAGGCCCCAGGGCCATTCGGCCCAAAGCAGCCGCCTTATCTACTAAATATCAATAGAATATGGACCAACAAGCCACTCCCGCCTCCTATGAAGCCGCCCTACTAGAGCTTCAGCAAATCTTAGAAGCCATTGAGGGCCAACTTCCTCTAGAAGAGCTCAATGCGCAAAGCCGACGCGCGCAATTCTTACTCCAATATTGCCAGCAACGGCTCCGCCATATTGAAGAAGAGCAAAATAATATTTATGAAGAGGACTAAAAGCAGCTTTTTGCTCTTCTCTGCGTTCTTTATTTAATTAACTAAACTTATAGTTGTAACTTTGGAAAAGCCAAGCACCCTCCAACAATACGCCCATGAATTGGCCCAATGTAAGGCCCTATTTATTAAGAAGCAGCGAGATTATGGCTCGGCTTGGCGGATTTTGCGGCCAAGTTCTTTAACCGACCAATTATATATTAAGGCCAAGCGCATTCGCTCTATAGAGGAAAAGCAAAGCCAAAAGGTGGGCGAATCTATTGCGGGCGAGTATTTGGCCCTAGTCAATTATAGTTTTATGGCCCTAATTCAGTTGGAGCTGCCTTTGGCTGCGGGCCTTTATCTGCCTAGCGATCAAGTGGAGGCTCTTTATCAGGAGCAGGCCGAGATTTGCCAAGAGCTGATGCTGCGCAAAAACCATGACTATGGCGAAGCCTGGCGAGATATGCGCATCAGTTCTTTGACGGACCTCATTTTGATGAAGCTTTTGCGGACCAAAGAAATTGAGGACCATAAAGAGCAGCTTTTGGTCTCGGAGGGTTTGGCTGCCAACTATCAGGATATTGCCAATTATGCGCTCTTTGCTTTGATTCGTTTGCGCGAAAAAGAGGCAAAGTAGTTTGGCCCAAAAAGCAAGGCCTTTAGGCCGCCGCTTTACGGCCTAGCGATGGTAGGCAGTGCGGCGGAAGCCGCAGACCAAGGCCGTTAGGCCGAAGGGCCGAGCGAATAGCGAGCTGCCGAACGTAGCGCCGCAAGGCCGCAGGCCGCAGGCCGCAGCGGAGGCCCCAAAACAGCAGAAGAACAATCATTTTATATCAATCTGTTTATCATTATGACCGTATATACACTTTTTCTTTACATTGGCATTGTGGCCTTGGTCCTAACATTTACCTTAGGTTTGGGGCTATCTAAAAAGCGGGAATTTGTGCGGACGCATCTGCCGCTTTGGTTTGTACAATATTTTGTGGGAGCCCTGCTTGTTTTTTCGGGGGCGGTCAAGGTCGTTGACCCCTTGGGGACGGCTTATAAAATGGCCGATTATTTTACGCTTTTGCTGCCTGTATTGTCCTTTATGAAGCCTTTTGTGGTTCCTTTTGGCCTACTGATGATTGTTTTGGAGGTCGTGCTTGGGATCAACTTAATTTTGGGCCATGGAAAAAAATGGACCACGAGTTTGAGCTTTTTGATGATGCTCTTTTTCACCTTTTTAACGGGCTACAACTACCTCACGGGCTATATTCCGCAGGATGTTTCGCCTTTTGCGACGGGGCAATGGGTGGCTTTTAATGAAAATAACATTCGGGTGAGTGATTGTGGTTGTTTTGGCGACTTCATGAAGCTTTTGCCAATTGAAACCTTTGGGAAGGACATCATTTTGACCTTGATGACTGTATTTCTTTACATCAAGACCGAAAACCTGCAATATGTGATTCCGGAGCAGGGCAAAGGACGCCTAATTAGCACTTCTTTTTGGACCGTAGCGATAACGGTGGCTAGTTTGTTCAACTTTTACTTTGGCTTGCCTTGGGTAGATTTTCGCCCCTTTGCAGAAGGGCGCAACATTGTAGTTGAGCGAGAAATTTGTGCTTTGGACCAGCCCGAAGTATTGCTTACTTACACCTATAAGAACAAAAACACGGGAGAAGAGGTCAAGGTCAATAACAAACAGATGTCTGAAGAGACCGAGAAATACAGCTACCTTTGGAAGACCAAAGATGCCGATGGCAACAAAATTTGGGAGACCCAAAATGACAAAACGGAGGAAGAAGTATTGAAAAAAGGATGCGACTCTAAAGTGGCTGAAATGGATGCTTCTAAGCAGCATAGTTTTGCTAGTCAGGGCTATAGTTTTTTGGTTGTTGCCGATGATTTGAGCAAATCTTCAAAGGAGGGCTTCAAAAAAATTGCGGCCTTGAGTTTGGCGGCAGAAAAGCAGAAAGGCATCCCCACGCATGCGCTTTATTACTACATCAAAGATGCGGATGCCGATGGCGACTATAGTGATGATTTGGAGGCTTTTCGGCAGGAGTTAGGCACCGCCTTTGATTTTACGCAGGGCGATGAAAAGTTGGTCAAGACGATCATTCGTTCTAGTCCGGGCCTTTTGCTTTTGCATAATGGAACAATTGTTAAGAAATGGCATCATCGTCAGTTGCCTGGCAGCTTTGAAGAATTGGCCGAGGCCTACATTCAGGAGCCAACCGTAGATTTAGAGCTAGAATTAGCGATTCAGGACTACATGCCTGAGGGGACAAAACATGGCTTTTTCTGTTCTGTGGACAAAGTAAATCAGGGAGATTTTGGGCAACAAGAGCTTGATCTTGTTATTTTGGATGGCAATGATGCCCTATTGCGCCCCTTAATGGATGAAAATACGGATTTGGGCGTTACGGAGCGTAAATTGAAAGTGAAGTTGAGCAAAAACCCGCAACTAGTTCCTAGCAACCCCAACTTAAAATGGATTCCCAATGGCATTTTGGACCAAAAGGGGCAAGCTTGGGAAATTGTTAGTATTGAATTGAAATAGAGTATCTCTATTTATAAAACAGATCCCTCTAGGCCTTAGGCTTAGGGGGATTTTTTTTGCTTCTTGGTCGAAAAAAGAAAGCAAAGCGCTAGCGATTTAGTTTATTCTTCATGGAAGAAATTGGTCACTAACAAAAAAAACAAACTGTGAAACAGATACTACTTTCGGCAGTACTCCTGCTATTGGTTCAGTTAAGCTGGGCCCAGGACCGCATTTTACTGCGTCAGCCCAGTCTTAGTCCAGATGGGCAAGAATTACTCTTCTCTTATCAGGGAGACATTTGGCGAATGAAACTGCCAGAGGGTCAGCCTAGGCGATTAACCGTTCATCAGGCCTATGACAGCAAGGCGATTTGGTCGGCAGACGGGCAGCAGATCGCCTTTCAATCAGACAGAGACGGCAACAACAACATTTATGTCATGCCAGCTCAGGGAGGGCGTCCCAAGCAGCTGAGCTATTACTCAGGCAACGACCAACTTCTGGGATGGAAAGACGAGCAAACACTTTTATTTGCTAGTCGTCGGACCTACATCAAGATAGAGCGCAGCTATGGAATTTATGAAATTCCAGTAAGTGGGGGGCAGCCTCAGCGCATCTTAAACAGTGATGCGGTAGACGCACAAATGTCGCCTAATAAAGAGCAGTTATTATTAGTTCGGGGAGGCTGTAGAACCGCTAGAGAGGACTATCGTGGACCAGCGAACAGAGACCTTTGGACCTACAATATCAAAGCCGATAAATTTGAGCAAATTACGGACTTTAAAGGCAATGATTTTAATGGGCAATGGATAGACAATCAGCGAATCTGTTACCTATCAGCTCAATCTGGTCGCTATAACATTTACCTCAAGGACTTGGTTAAGGGGGAAGAAAAAGCCCTAACCCAAGAAAAGAAAATGGGCATATTAAACTTTGCGCTTAGTCAGGATGGCCAATATATCGTCTACCAGCAAGCCGACCGTATCTTTTGGGGCGAGACAGAAGGTAAAAAGCAAGAAATCAAGGTAGACATAGCCAGTGATTATCGTTTTGACCCCTTTATAGAAAAAAGCTATAGTCATCTAGAGCACTACAGCCTCTCTCCTACGGCCAAGCGTATTGCCTACGAAGTACATGGCGATATTTTTATTGGCGCACAGCACAAACAGCTAAAAGAGGGACGTATTCTAGCGCAGGGACCTAGTCGACAGAGAGCTCCCTTATTTCTCAATGAACAAACCCTACTTTACCGTAGTGATGAGGGGGGAAGATATGCCCTTTATAAGGTATCTTCTAAAGACAGTACAGAAACCGACCTCTACCGCAGTCTTAAGCTCAAGAACAGTCTCATTCAAGCATTTCCCTTAGATCTCAGTCAGTACTGGCTTTCTCCAGATCGGAAACAGCTGGCCTATTTGCTTGGGCGGGGACAGCTCTGGGTAGCTCAAATAGACAGTCTAGGTCAGTTATCGAACAATAAAAAGCTACTAGATGGCTGGGCCAGTCCTAGGGGGCTAAGTTGGTCTCCAGACAGCTACTGGTTAGCCTACTCTTTGGAGGACCTCAATTTTAATGAAGAAATCTTCATTCATGCAGCCAATGATTCTATTCCGCCGGTTAATCTGAGCATGCACCCCCGCAACGACCGCAATCCAGTCTGGAGCCCAGACGGTAGCAAGTTAGCCTTTAGCTCGGATCGAAACAATGGGGATAGTGATATTTGGTTTGTATGGCTAAAAAAAGAAGACTATCTCCGCCAGACCACCGAATGGAAAGCTCTTGAAATCTGGGCCGAAGAAAAAGAGCCTAGTAAAAAGGATAAAAAAGAAGCGATTAAGGTTAAGATTGACTTTGATCAGATTTATACTCGTAGCCAGCAAGTAACGGCTATGCCTGGCCGAGA
This genomic interval from Saprospira grandis contains the following:
- a CDS encoding S41 family peptidase; this translates as MKQILLSAVLLLLVQLSWAQDRILLRQPSLSPDGQELLFSYQGDIWRMKLPEGQPRRLTVHQAYDSKAIWSADGQQIAFQSDRDGNNNIYVMPAQGGRPKQLSYYSGNDQLLGWKDEQTLLFASRRTYIKIERSYGIYEIPVSGGQPQRILNSDAVDAQMSPNKEQLLLVRGGCRTAREDYRGPANRDLWTYNIKADKFEQITDFKGNDFNGQWIDNQRICYLSAQSGRYNIYLKDLVKGEEKALTQEKKMGILNFALSQDGQYIVYQQADRIFWGETEGKKQEIKVDIASDYRFDPFIEKSYSHLEHYSLSPTAKRIAYEVHGDIFIGAQHKQLKEGRILAQGPSRQRAPLFLNEQTLLYRSDEGGRYALYKVSSKDSTETDLYRSLKLKNSLIQAFPLDLSQYWLSPDRKQLAYLLGRGQLWVAQIDSLGQLSNNKKLLDGWASPRGLSWSPDSYWLAYSLEDLNFNEEIFIHAANDSIPPVNLSMHPRNDRNPVWSPDGSKLAFSSDRNNGDSDIWFVWLKKEDYLRQTTEWKALEIWAEEKEPSKKDKKEAIKVKIDFDQIYTRSQQVTAMPGRESGICWSPDSKTIFYLSSSNSSRNFEKDRALYSVRWDGKENKALISASQTPYNLQLSEDGKLLFSQINRGQLAYIQLSNKKLNNLSFRSNLKIDYAGELAQIFEEGWRALEAGFYDPQFHGYNWKQLKKTYRPLCLKASTKEDFQWMYNLMLGQLDASHMGLYGGDNPKQLARKKSGLLGVELWQDGKAGAKIRSVLEESPASRAESQILVNERIMAVNGEKIGPQDNLYAFLEGTANKPTLLAVENEAGDLRELVIWPSPSLNKQRYEAWVKERKTLTEKYSQGELGYIHIKAMGWSSFERFEQELMAAGDGKKGIVIDVRYNGGGWTTDYLMAVLSVRQHAYTVPRGAAKNLKKEHKAFSNYYPYSERLPLAAWTKGSIALCNESSYSNAEIFSHAYKNLGLGTLVGQPTFGAVISTGGYGLQDGSYVRMPFRAWYSKAKGENMERIPAMPDILVRLAPDYQAKKEDQQLQKAVEELLKELDADKK
- a CDS encoding S8 family peptidase gives rise to the protein MIQKSSFSLLFFICLLAGAKAQNFNHNLYAVFFTDKEENPYSVLRPWEYLSPAALERRAIGGVEIDERDLPLNPQYVQAVCAEGVEYWLASKWLNSLAIYVEDTSKLAAIRELTFVREIMPLGKKRRLEEAKWHKHFKQEEYNKTEHPLGYSLNQIAMLGGHLLHGLNIKGQGRKVAIFDGGFLNVYRMPAFDSLFANNQIWGTHDFVQGDEFVYEQSTHGTNVLSCMAANLPYLIQGTGPKANYYLFKTEDVGGEFRIEEFNWAAAAERADSLGIEIINSSLGYTSFNDKSMSYEYKDMDGKTALCSQAADVAVEKGILVINSAGNEGNGPWKYIGAPADAQNVLSIGAVRPNGKKAGFSSFGPTADGRIKPNVVAQGRSTKVAGLNGYSVSSTDGTSFSSPVLAGMAASLWSAFPEKNNWEIRHAIEWAGQQAEADTAIGFGIPNLFTAYLSLSETALLLTEEGILQLRDRPLQAKNGLRLAIGQPGTVFKLRYYNSLGQLLAEQTLEVGEEQLVRFELPEQLPANGLYHLEVDIADYRFYETLGCLQDKP
- a CDS encoding ABC transporter ATP-binding protein; protein product: MISCEGLLLQYGKRRLLSLPDFQFEEKGFYVILGRNGSGKSSFLRLLAGLEQPQAGQLFLRNKPYSAWKRSDFAQELALLQSKQSTTAFMRGEEYVSLGRHPYLAWHGLLGQKDRQRIREVMQALQIEELAQAKVGQCSDGEKQLLGLARVLVQDTPILLLDEISAHLDFINKKQSFQRLKTLAQKKLIILVSHELALAEAFADHILLLENQGLLALAPQGASQKIEEIFEQTSPYHAKT
- a CDS encoding MauE/DoxX family redox-associated membrane protein, with protein sequence MTVYTLFLYIGIVALVLTFTLGLGLSKKREFVRTHLPLWFVQYFVGALLVFSGAVKVVDPLGTAYKMADYFTLLLPVLSFMKPFVVPFGLLMIVLEVVLGINLILGHGKKWTTSLSFLMMLFFTFLTGYNYLTGYIPQDVSPFATGQWVAFNENNIRVSDCGCFGDFMKLLPIETFGKDIILTLMTVFLYIKTENLQYVIPEQGKGRLISTSFWTVAITVASLFNFYFGLPWVDFRPFAEGRNIVVEREICALDQPEVLLTYTYKNKNTGEEVKVNNKQMSEETEKYSYLWKTKDADGNKIWETQNDKTEEEVLKKGCDSKVAEMDASKQHSFASQGYSFLVVADDLSKSSKEGFKKIAALSLAAEKQKGIPTHALYYYIKDADADGDYSDDLEAFRQELGTAFDFTQGDEKLVKTIIRSSPGLLLLHNGTIVKKWHHRQLPGSFEELAEAYIQEPTVDLELELAIQDYMPEGTKHGFFCSVDKVNQGDFGQQELDLVILDGNDALLRPLMDENTDLGVTERKLKVKLSKNPQLVPSNPNLKWIPNGILDQKGQAWEIVSIELK
- a CDS encoding DUF1599 domain-containing protein, with translation MEKPSTLQQYAHELAQCKALFIKKQRDYGSAWRILRPSSLTDQLYIKAKRIRSIEEKQSQKVGESIAGEYLALVNYSFMALIQLELPLAAGLYLPSDQVEALYQEQAEICQELMLRKNHDYGEAWRDMRISSLTDLILMKLLRTKEIEDHKEQLLVSEGLAANYQDIANYALFALIRLREKEAK
- a CDS encoding ribonucleotide-diphosphate reductase subunit beta, whose amino-acid sequence is MSVIEPILQENDQRFVLFPIQHDAIWEMRKQALACFWTTDEIDLAADLHDWKELSANEQHFIKHVLAFFAASDGIVNENLVLNFYRDVQLAEARSFYATQIQIEDIHAETYSLLIDTYIQDSAEKNALFNAMQTLPCVQRKAKWAIKWIEEAPSFAHRLIAFAAIEGIFFSGSFCSIYWLKKRGIMPGLTFSNELISRDEGMHCDFACLLYSMLENPIPSEELRSIITEAVSLEQEFVTDALPVSLIGMNAKLMSQYIEFVADRLLVSLGQPKVYGSSNPFPWMELISLQGKTNFFEKRVGDYQKAGVMAEREKQTFSLDEDF
- a CDS encoding exodeoxyribonuclease VII small subunit; amino-acid sequence: MDQQATPASYEAALLELQQILEAIEGQLPLEELNAQSRRAQFLLQYCQQRLRHIEEEQNNIYEED